In the Enterococcus saigonensis genome, one interval contains:
- a CDS encoding PspC domain-containing protein, whose protein sequence is MKKRLTKSNNNVVLTGTLGGIAEFFGIDPTIVRVIFVFFTLFGVGSTIPLYIILAIIMPSGRSNQSGYEQPRRNYHPKYSEPKTRPRKPAEKIDDDDWSDF, encoded by the coding sequence ATGAAAAAAAGACTAACAAAATCAAATAACAATGTTGTGTTGACTGGGACTTTGGGCGGGATTGCAGAATTTTTCGGCATTGATCCAACTATTGTACGTGTAATCTTTGTATTTTTTACATTGTTTGGTGTTGGCTCAACAATTCCTTTATATATTATCCTGGCGATTATTATGCCTTCTGGGCGCAGTAATCAAAGTGGTTATGAACAACCAAGACGGAACTATCATCCAAAGTACAGTGAACCCAAAACACGACCAAGAAAACCAGCTGAAAAAATTGATGATGACGATTGGAGTGACTTTTAA
- a CDS encoding phage holin family protein, which translates to MTYFQRLLVNTLTFIALAVLLPGMVHVSSWVMALIASFVLSILNGFVKPILSLLSLPLTFLTLGLFSFVINAAMLKLTSTFVGEMHFGFSSFGAAIMVAVIMSLVNMIVTEHNMQNYQDD; encoded by the coding sequence ATGACTTACTTCCAACGTTTATTAGTTAATACATTGACGTTTATTGCCCTGGCAGTTTTGCTGCCAGGGATGGTCCATGTTAGCAGTTGGGTGATGGCTTTAATTGCCAGTTTTGTTTTATCCATTTTAAATGGATTTGTAAAACCGATTCTTTCACTTTTATCTTTGCCGCTGACGTTTTTGACATTGGGACTTTTTAGTTTCGTCATAAATGCAGCGATGTTAAAACTGACTTCTACTTTTGTTGGAGAGATGCACTTTGGCTTCTCATCTTTTGGGGCAGCAATTATGGTAGCTGTGATAATGTCATTAGTAAATATGATTGTAACTGAACATAACATGCAAAATTATCAAGATGATTAA
- the hprK gene encoding HPr(Ser) kinase/phosphatase produces the protein MAEVVKVIQMVEKLNLEVVTGSEKALNRLIKTADISRPGLELTGYFTYYSYDRLQLFGSKEITFAERMMPEERLMVLRRMCNEETPAFIVSRGLPIPQEMIDACEEFDIAILRSPISTSRLLGEMSAYLSSLLAPRTSVHGVLVDVYGLGVLIQGDSGIGKSETALELIKRGHRLIADDRVDVYQQDELTLVGEPPRILQHLIEIRGIGIIDVMNLFGASAVRGSMQVQLAVYLEGWSKEKTYDRLGSAATSIQIAEVDIPQIKIPVKTGRNVAIIVEVAAMNFRAKAMGYDATKTFEQRLSQLIEENSGNQL, from the coding sequence ATGGCAGAAGTTGTCAAAGTTATCCAAATGGTTGAAAAATTAAATTTGGAAGTCGTGACAGGTTCAGAAAAAGCATTAAATCGGTTAATTAAAACTGCTGACATATCACGTCCCGGCCTAGAATTAACGGGATATTTTACTTACTATTCTTACGATCGTTTGCAATTATTTGGTAGTAAAGAAATTACTTTTGCAGAACGGATGATGCCAGAAGAACGCTTGATGGTTTTAAGAAGAATGTGTAATGAGGAAACACCTGCATTTATTGTTTCTAGAGGACTACCAATTCCACAAGAAATGATAGATGCTTGTGAGGAGTTCGATATTGCCATTTTGCGCTCGCCGATTTCAACATCACGTTTATTAGGCGAAATGTCTGCTTATTTGAGTAGTTTGTTAGCACCAAGAACCAGTGTTCATGGTGTTTTAGTAGACGTCTATGGATTGGGTGTATTAATTCAAGGAGATAGTGGCATCGGTAAAAGTGAAACAGCTTTGGAATTAATTAAACGCGGGCATCGTCTAATTGCTGACGATCGTGTGGATGTGTATCAGCAAGATGAGCTAACGCTTGTGGGAGAACCGCCAAGAATTTTACAACATTTAATTGAAATCCGCGGAATTGGGATTATCGATGTGATGAATTTATTTGGTGCTAGTGCTGTTCGGGGGAGTATGCAGGTACAATTAGCCGTTTATTTGGAAGGTTGGTCAAAAGAAAAGACTTACGATCGTTTAGGCTCAGCAGCGACTTCCATTCAAATTGCTGAAGTTGATATACCACAAATTAAAATTCCTGTGAAAACAGGACGAAATGTTGCGATTATTGTTGAAGTTGCTGCAATGAATTTTCGGGCAAAAGCAATGGGCTATGATGCAACAAAAACGTTTGAACAACGCTTAAGTCAATTGATTGAAGAAAATTCAGGTAATCAACTATAA
- the lgt gene encoding prolipoprotein diacylglyceryl transferase, with translation MLAVVDRVAFEFFGIAIYWYAIIIVTGIILAMFLSSREAVRVGLKADDVTDFMLVGLPVALIGARLYYVLFDLPTYMADPLQIFNVRSGGLAIYGGLIAGGIWLIIFCRHQFIPIWKFLDIAAPSIILAQGIGRWGNFMNHEAYGAITTKNFLTNLHLPQFIIDNMYIEGHFRQPTFLYESVWNVLGFLVLIILRNKKIFKEGEVVLSYIIWYSFGRFFIEGMRSDSLYLFGSIRISQALSFVLFFAAWGILVYRRKNNHELKDYDRSRGKDRFLI, from the coding sequence ATGTTAGCAGTAGTTGATCGAGTTGCCTTTGAATTTTTTGGTATAGCAATATATTGGTATGCCATTATTATTGTTACTGGTATTATTCTTGCAATGTTTTTAAGTTCACGAGAAGCCGTCCGCGTTGGTTTAAAGGCCGATGACGTGACAGACTTTATGCTAGTTGGACTGCCAGTAGCCTTGATTGGAGCCAGACTTTATTATGTTTTATTTGATTTACCAACATATATGGCTGATCCGCTTCAAATATTTAACGTTCGCTCAGGAGGACTGGCAATCTATGGTGGGTTGATAGCTGGAGGTATTTGGTTAATTATTTTTTGTCGTCATCAGTTTATCCCTATTTGGAAATTCTTGGATATTGCAGCACCAAGTATTATTTTGGCGCAAGGGATTGGTCGTTGGGGAAACTTTATGAACCACGAAGCCTATGGAGCTATTACAACCAAGAACTTTTTGACCAACTTACATTTGCCACAATTCATTATCGACAATATGTATATTGAAGGGCATTTTAGGCAGCCAACTTTTTTATATGAATCCGTTTGGAATGTATTAGGATTTTTAGTCTTAATTATTTTAAGGAATAAAAAAATCTTTAAAGAAGGGGAAGTTGTCTTAAGTTATATTATTTGGTATAGTTTCGGGCGCTTCTTTATTGAAGGGATGCGAAGCGATAGTTTGTATTTATTCGGTTCTATTCGTATTTCTCAGGCGTTATCTTTTGTCTTGTTTTTTGCAGCTTGGGGTATTTTAGTTTACCGACGTAAAAATAACCATGAACTAAAAGATTATGACCGCAGTCGTGGTAAAGATCGCTTTTTAATTTAA
- a CDS encoding NAD(P)H-dependent glycerol-3-phosphate dehydrogenase — protein sequence MKQKIAVLGPGSWGTALAQVLSENGHEVRIWGNNPAQIDEINTYHTNRHYLPDVKLPENIIAVKDINEALDDCDAALFVVPTKAMRIVAKEFAENVKHQPVIIHASKGLEQESHKRISEILIEEIPAENRKAVVVLSGPSHAEEVVRHDITTITAASVDQAAAEYVQDLFMNDYFRIYTNDDVIGVETGAALKNIIAIGAGAIHGLGYGDDAKAAIMTRGLAEISRLGVAMGANPLTFIGLSGVGDLIVTCTSVHSRNWRAGNLLGKGHSLDEVLDNMGMIVEGVATTKAAMELAQTLKIEMPITETIYSVLYDNKPIKDAARDIMLRDGRKENEFTLN from the coding sequence TTGAAACAAAAAATTGCTGTCTTAGGACCTGGGTCATGGGGAACGGCGTTAGCGCAAGTTTTATCAGAAAATGGTCATGAAGTAAGAATTTGGGGGAACAATCCGGCACAGATTGATGAGATTAATACCTACCATACTAATCGTCATTATTTGCCTGATGTGAAGCTACCAGAAAATATTATTGCAGTCAAAGATATTAATGAAGCGCTAGACGATTGTGATGCAGCTCTTTTTGTTGTACCAACAAAAGCTATGCGAATTGTGGCAAAGGAATTTGCGGAAAATGTAAAACATCAGCCTGTAATTATTCATGCCTCTAAAGGATTAGAACAAGAAAGTCATAAACGCATTTCTGAAATTTTGATTGAAGAAATTCCTGCTGAAAATCGTAAAGCTGTTGTTGTTTTATCTGGACCAAGTCACGCAGAAGAAGTGGTACGTCATGACATCACGACAATTACAGCTGCAAGCGTTGATCAAGCAGCAGCAGAGTACGTTCAAGATTTATTTATGAATGATTATTTTAGAATTTATACCAATGATGATGTTATCGGTGTTGAAACAGGTGCTGCTTTAAAAAATATTATTGCCATTGGTGCAGGAGCAATCCATGGCCTAGGCTATGGTGATGATGCTAAAGCTGCCATTATGACCCGCGGGCTAGCCGAGATTAGTCGTCTTGGCGTGGCGATGGGAGCTAATCCATTAACTTTCATTGGTTTAAGTGGTGTGGGAGATTTAATTGTGACATGTACCAGTGTTCATTCCCGTAACTGGCGTGCTGGAAATTTATTAGGAAAAGGTCATTCACTAGATGAAGTCTTAGATAATATGGGGATGATTGTTGAAGGTGTAGCAACGACTAAAGCTGCTATGGAGTTGGCCCAAACATTAAAAATTGAAATGCCAATTACAGAAACGATTTATAGTGTTTTGTATGATAATAAACCAATTAAAGATGCCGCTCGTGACATCATGTTGCGGGATGGTCGTAAAGAAAATGAGTTTACTTTGAATTAA
- the galU gene encoding UTP--glucose-1-phosphate uridylyltransferase GalU — protein sequence MKVKKAVIPAAGLGTRFLPATKAMAKEMLPIVDKPTIQFIVEEALKSGIEDILIVTGKAKRPIEDHFDANIELETNLKEKGKTELLKLVEETTDVNLHFIRQSHPKGLGHAVLQAKAFVGNEPFVVMLGDDLMEDKVPLTKQLINDYEKTHASTIAVMKVPHEDTSKYGIINPGEQVQPGLYNVKNFVEKPTPEKAPSDLAIIGRYLLTPEIFNVLEVQKPGAGNEIQLTDAIDELNKTQRVFAREFKGQRYDVGDKLGFMKTSIDYGLKHPEVKDGLKDYILELADTFKKEQKIK from the coding sequence ATGAAAGTAAAAAAAGCTGTTATTCCTGCTGCCGGGTTAGGAACCCGTTTTTTGCCCGCGACCAAAGCAATGGCAAAAGAAATGTTACCAATTGTTGATAAACCAACAATTCAATTTATTGTAGAAGAAGCATTAAAATCAGGGATTGAAGATATTTTAATTGTAACTGGTAAAGCCAAACGACCGATCGAGGATCATTTTGATGCTAATATTGAATTGGAAACTAATTTAAAAGAAAAAGGTAAGACAGAATTATTAAAATTAGTGGAAGAAACTACGGATGTTAACTTGCATTTTATTCGACAATCCCATCCCAAAGGCTTAGGACATGCAGTTTTGCAAGCTAAAGCATTTGTCGGCAACGAACCGTTTGTTGTTATGTTAGGCGATGACTTAATGGAAGATAAAGTACCATTAACAAAACAATTAATTAATGACTACGAAAAAACCCATGCGTCAACAATTGCCGTTATGAAAGTACCACATGAAGATACGTCTAAATATGGTATTATTAATCCTGGTGAACAAGTTCAGCCTGGTCTGTACAATGTTAAAAATTTCGTTGAAAAGCCAACACCAGAAAAAGCACCTAGTGATTTAGCAATTATTGGTCGCTATTTATTGACACCAGAGATTTTTAATGTTTTAGAAGTGCAAAAACCTGGTGCGGGGAATGAAATTCAATTAACAGATGCTATTGATGAGCTAAATAAAACCCAACGTGTTTTTGCGCGGGAATTTAAAGGGCAACGTTATGATGTTGGCGACAAATTAGGTTTTATGAAAACGAGCATTGATTATGGACTAAAACATCCTGAAGTAAAAGATGGTCTAAAGGATTACATTTTAGAATTAGCGGATACATTTAAAAAAGAACAAAAAATAAAATAA
- a CDS encoding DUF948 domain-containing protein → MSGGEIAALIAAIAFAVLVVFVIRLLTQVQKTVASVSTTVEEANKTIRVVTKDVDVLTSEVEGLLVKTNTLLNDVNGKVATIDPLFTAVADLSESISDLNRSGKNAVAKLGAVGKTTAQATVAGKVGQTALKFFNKQRENSKSK, encoded by the coding sequence ATGAGTGGGGGAGAAATTGCAGCATTAATTGCAGCGATTGCCTTTGCTGTCTTAGTGGTATTTGTTATTCGTTTACTAACCCAAGTACAAAAAACAGTAGCAAGCGTCAGTACGACCGTGGAGGAAGCAAATAAAACAATTCGTGTAGTTACTAAAGATGTGGATGTTTTAACGAGTGAGGTAGAAGGATTATTGGTTAAAACCAATACTTTACTAAACGATGTTAATGGGAAAGTGGCCACCATTGATCCACTATTTACCGCAGTTGCCGATTTAAGTGAAAGTATTTCAGACTTAAATCGTTCGGGTAAAAATGCAGTCGCAAAATTAGGTGCAGTTGGTAAAACAACTGCGCAAGCAACAGTGGCGGGTAAAGTTGGTCAAACAGCATTAAAATTTTTCAATAAACAACGTGAAAATTCAAAAAGTAAATAG
- a CDS encoding YtxH domain-containing protein, translating to MGKTSGFLLGAVVGGAAAAAAVMLLAPESGKELRKKLAAHTDDLLDFASDYADIAKEKSHDLTDIAKEKAVKLSQQAEETADTLKNKTSDSLEDLQDSSADLIANLKKQTGDLSEKFKKSAAEVKEQGQAIAEDKKEDMDDIVIDATKGAKEMKETLKEGVSEAKPVAESLKENTKDVKKEVAAQVKADTADVKDVVTEETKMAAKDFKVAEKELKEKVEENNPE from the coding sequence ATGGGAAAAACAAGTGGATTTTTATTAGGAGCAGTAGTAGGTGGTGCTGCCGCCGCCGCTGCGGTAATGTTGCTTGCACCAGAATCTGGTAAAGAATTACGCAAAAAATTAGCTGCCCATACTGATGATTTGTTAGATTTTGCCAGTGATTATGCAGATATCGCAAAAGAAAAGAGTCATGATTTAACAGACATCGCTAAAGAGAAAGCAGTTAAATTATCACAACAAGCTGAAGAGACAGCAGATACTTTAAAAAACAAGACAAGTGATTCCTTAGAAGATTTACAAGATTCATCTGCTGATCTCATTGCTAATTTGAAAAAGCAAACAGGAGATCTCTCTGAAAAATTTAAAAAATCAGCTGCAGAAGTAAAAGAGCAAGGTCAAGCTATCGCCGAAGATAAAAAAGAGGACATGGATGATATTGTCATTGACGCAACTAAAGGTGCAAAAGAGATGAAAGAAACACTTAAAGAGGGTGTGTCTGAAGCAAAACCTGTGGCTGAATCTTTAAAAGAAAATACTAAAGATGTAAAAAAAGAAGTTGCGGCACAAGTAAAAGCTGATACCGCTGATGTAAAAGATGTTGTGACAGAGGAAACAAAGATGGCGGCAAAAGATTTTAAAGTAGCGGAAAAAGAACTAAAAGAAAAAGTGGAAGAAAATAATCCAGAATAA
- a CDS encoding M24 family metallopeptidase, with product MNLVKIEELKSWLKSHDIPLAYISNPDHIAYYSGYKSDPHERVLALFISANSDPFLFTPALEVETAKNSNWQFDVLGYADNENPWQLIVAAIKARYDEPKQIAIEKNHLTVDRLEILRSLLLHTDFNFDLTPIIQQSQLRKTAGEIKLLQEAGAWADEAFKIGFAAIRANASEAEITAEIEYQLKRGGVSQMSFDTIVLAGDNAANPHGAPGERKIIPNELVLFDLGVVWKGYCSDATRTVAFEKPTALQEKIYQIVLEAQLAAQNFVRPGVTAAQIDKVARDVIEKAGYGKYFNHRLGHGIGTTVHEFPSLVEGNNLVIEEGMCFSIEPGIYLPGEVGVRIEDCIYVTQDGCKPFTKTPKELQIITK from the coding sequence ATGAACTTAGTAAAAATTGAAGAGTTAAAGTCCTGGTTAAAATCTCACGATATCCCGTTGGCTTATATTTCCAATCCTGACCACATTGCTTATTATTCTGGTTATAAAAGTGATCCACATGAACGCGTCTTGGCATTGTTTATTTCGGCTAACTCCGATCCTTTTTTATTTACCCCAGCTTTAGAAGTTGAAACAGCTAAGAATAGTAACTGGCAATTTGATGTTTTAGGATATGCTGATAATGAAAATCCTTGGCAATTAATCGTAGCAGCGATTAAAGCACGCTATGATGAACCCAAACAGATTGCAATTGAAAAAAATCATTTAACTGTTGATCGTCTTGAAATCCTTCGTTCGCTTTTATTGCATACAGATTTTAATTTTGATTTAACTCCTATTATTCAACAAAGTCAATTGCGTAAGACTGCTGGTGAAATTAAACTTTTACAAGAAGCTGGAGCTTGGGCTGATGAGGCTTTTAAAATTGGTTTTGCAGCAATACGGGCAAATGCTTCAGAAGCTGAAATCACAGCAGAAATTGAATATCAATTGAAACGAGGCGGCGTTAGCCAAATGAGTTTTGATACTATCGTTTTGGCTGGTGATAATGCAGCCAATCCTCATGGAGCCCCCGGTGAACGTAAGATCATTCCAAACGAATTGGTTCTCTTTGATTTAGGTGTTGTTTGGAAAGGGTATTGCAGTGACGCTACGCGCACAGTAGCCTTTGAGAAACCAACAGCTTTACAAGAAAAAATTTATCAAATTGTCTTAGAAGCTCAATTAGCTGCCCAAAATTTTGTTCGCCCAGGTGTTACTGCAGCTCAAATTGATAAAGTTGCACGTGATGTTATTGAGAAAGCTGGTTATGGAAAATATTTCAACCATCGGCTTGGACATGGTATTGGTACTACCGTTCATGAATTTCCGTCTTTGGTTGAAGGTAACAATTTAGTTATTGAAGAAGGTATGTGTTTTTCAATTGAACCAGGAATTTATTTACCTGGAGAAGTTGGAGTCCGAATTGAAGATTGTATTTATGTCACCCAAGATGGCTGCAAACCTTTTACCAAGACACCCAAAGAATTACAAATTATTACAAAATAA